From a region of the Synechococcus sp. PCC 7502 genome:
- a CDS encoding serine/threonine-protein kinase, whose amino-acid sequence MTAKVLDGRYKLIKALGSGGFGRTYIARDMRRPGTPTCVVKHLQPASNDPDFVREARRLFNSEAETLEKLGKHDQIPQLLAYFEEEEQFYLVQEYIEGRSLQEEIINKGNGTEKKLTEHEVIAILRDVLNILDFVHSEGVIHRDLKPDNIIRRAKDSKLVLIDFGAVKAIQDVSTQLDTNSSSNGESRFTVTIGTPGYMPSEQSMGRPNFTSDIYALGMIAIHALTGLDPMEIPSDPLTGELIWRERAKVTNLSGTLCEEIKISNGLAIVLTRMVRYQSAQRYQSAKEVLQALSAFVISNEPQTQKILVGTANPSTRVVKTERRSAETSLGLLIGGLFVVGASTILYLHSLSKPDKPIIVSPVPTIAPNNTANTPTPVSTPELNPVAPATFSQSLDVQVGQQLNQEGSLKPNQVLNYIFAGQEGQKLTTSISGEGLTITVLAPNGAPVNAGSVGVTNWDGTLIYTGNYQIQVKLNPNTPVVKAPDPNEGVKYNLSVYIAQDIPRVIDLPPSAPPSN is encoded by the coding sequence ATGACAGCAAAAGTATTGGATGGTCGTTATAAATTGATTAAAGCCCTTGGTTCGGGTGGTTTTGGGCGGACATATATTGCCAGAGACATGAGAAGACCGGGTACGCCTACCTGTGTGGTTAAGCATCTTCAGCCTGCTAGTAATGACCCCGATTTTGTGCGTGAAGCTCGAAGACTATTTAACAGTGAGGCAGAGACCTTAGAGAAATTGGGTAAGCATGATCAAATTCCGCAGCTATTGGCATACTTTGAAGAGGAAGAGCAGTTTTACTTAGTTCAAGAATATATTGAAGGGCGATCGCTCCAAGAAGAAATTATTAACAAGGGTAATGGCACGGAAAAAAAACTCACAGAACATGAAGTAATCGCAATTTTACGGGATGTCCTCAATATTTTAGATTTTGTGCATAGTGAAGGCGTAATTCACCGCGACCTTAAACCCGATAATATCATCCGCCGTGCTAAGGACAGTAAACTCGTATTAATAGACTTTGGTGCGGTCAAAGCGATCCAAGATGTGAGCACGCAACTTGATACTAATAGCAGTAGTAATGGCGAATCCAGATTTACCGTCACCATCGGTACCCCCGGCTATATGCCCAGCGAACAATCCATGGGCAGACCTAACTTTACGAGCGACATCTATGCTTTGGGGATGATTGCCATCCATGCTTTAACGGGTTTAGACCCCATGGAAATTCCCTCAGACCCACTAACAGGGGAATTAATTTGGCGAGAACGGGCTAAGGTGACAAATTTAAGCGGGACTTTGTGCGAAGAGATCAAGATTAGTAATGGGTTAGCGATCGTACTTACACGGATGGTACGCTATCAGTCGGCACAAAGGTATCAGTCAGCGAAGGAGGTATTGCAAGCTTTATCAGCTTTTGTCATTAGTAATGAGCCTCAAACCCAAAAAATTTTAGTGGGAACTGCAAATCCATCAACAAGGGTGGTAAAAACGGAAAGACGCTCGGCGGAAACTTCTTTAGGCTTACTAATTGGTGGTCTGTTTGTCGTGGGAGCATCTACAATCCTCTACCTACATAGCTTAAGTAAGCCAGACAAGCCCATTATTGTTAGTCCAGTACCGACGATCGCTCCCAATAATACTGCTAATACTCCCACCCCAGTTTCTACCCCTGAACTCAATCCCGTTGCGCCAGCTACATTTAGTCAAAGCTTGGATGTACAAGTGGGTCAGCAGTTAAATCAAGAGGGAAGCCTTAAACCAAATCAAGTTTTAAATTATATTTTTGCGGGGCAGGAAGGGCAGAAATTAACAACCAGTATCTCCGGAGAGGGGTTAACTATTACAGTTCTAGCTCCTAATGGCGCACCAGTAAATGCTGGTTCCGTTGGTGTTACAAACTGGGACGGTACCCTAATTTATACAGGTAACTATCAAATTCAAGTAAAGCTCAATCCTAATACCCCTGTGGTTAAAGCCCCTGATCCTAATGAGGGTGTTAAGTATAATTTGTCAGTATATATAGCCCAAGATATTCCCCGTGTAATTGATCTGCCTCCATCTGCGCCCCCATCAAATTAG
- a CDS encoding DUF4062 domain-containing protein has translation MFHTYICNATIETKLYRVLIASPRDVTDERKIVREEIARWNSIHAESKAIVLLPTDWETDATPNSGVSAQTAINRQLVDSCDLLIGIFWTRIGTPTLDAESGTIEEIERSTANGK, from the coding sequence ATATTTCATACCTATATCTGCAACGCCACAATTGAAACAAAGTTATATCGAGTTCTAATTGCCAGTCCAAGAGACGTTACAGACGAAAGAAAGATAGTCAGGGAAGAAATTGCTCGATGGAATTCAATCCACGCTGAAAGTAAGGCAATAGTTTTGCTTCCTACTGACTGGGAAACAGATGCTACGCCAAATAGTGGAGTGAGCGCACAGACAGCTATTAATCGTCAACTTGTAGATAGTTGTGATCTTTTGATTGGCATTTTCTGGACTCGTATTGGTACTCCAACTCTTGATGCAGAATCAGGCACTATAGAAGAAATCGAAAGATCTACTGCTAATGGAAAATGA
- a CDS encoding tetratricopeptide repeat protein produces the protein MYAGQLIQKDSEQLVQRDLDPTDAQAFSDRGTVKARSGDYQGAIADYDKAISINPDFAVAFYNRGLAKYYLGNYQGAIADYDKATSINPDYASAIFNRGTAKDNLGDYQGAIADYDKAIGINPDYANAFYNRGIAKDNLGDYQGAIADYDKVISINPNYANAFYNRGLAKYYLGNYQGAVADYDKAISINPNYAHVFFNRSIAKLKSGDKNGAIKDITISVELFRKQGNKKGETIALAFLRKLQNR, from the coding sequence ATGTACGCTGGACAACTAATCCAAAAGGATTCTGAACAATTAGTCCAGAGAGACTTAGATCCTACTGATGCTCAAGCCTTTTCTGATCGGGGTACGGTCAAGGCTCGGTCAGGCGATTATCAAGGAGCGATCGCTGACTATGACAAAGCTATCAGTATTAATCCTGATTTTGCTGTAGCCTTTTACAATCGAGGTCTCGCCAAGTATTATTTAGGCAATTATCAAGGAGCAATAGCTGACTATGACAAAGCTACCAGTATCAATCCTGATTATGCCAGTGCCATTTTTAATCGGGGTACTGCCAAGGATAATTTAGGTGATTATCAAGGAGCAATAGCTGACTATGACAAAGCTATCGGTATTAATCCTGATTATGCCAATGCCTTTTACAATCGGGGTATCGCTAAGGATAATTTAGGCGATTATCAAGGAGCTATAGCTGACTATGACAAAGTTATCAGTATTAATCCTAATTATGCCAATGCCTTTTACAATCGAGGTCTCGCCAAGTATTATTTAGGCAATTATCAAGGAGCAGTAGCTGACTATGACAAAGCTATCAGTATTAATCCTAATTATGCCCATGTCTTTTTCAATCGAAGTATTGCCAAGCTTAAGTCTGGTGATAAAAATGGAGCAATTAAAGATATAACAATATCTGTGGAATTATTTAGGAAACAGGGCAACAAAAAAGGTGAAACTATAGCATTAGCCTTTTTGAGAAAGTTGCAAAATCGATAA
- a CDS encoding formylglycine-generating enzyme family protein, producing the protein MGRYWDQVQEYLVAYIADASQGKSLAAKADFPKPELLQASPIYPLIYELLNSKPNSQSKRSPIISIFLGGDEEDFPFQVIAHKTQELCNLYAQLGRTVQLYVGNWFNPDFCQERAIATLFNILNTESVIVIDTGYANPYQNLEQQSLNLCSGYWREHWETCLLKSFSIDLQTLAQSWQEFRDNWLEIIPSFVEIYIALQLDQHFLELGISPLLPELLHGYFGTGAPSLELEKSLIHHFQTIYQSLSHSIQYSLSLDFALSLSHFQDKSYLQSYVIEFMETWLKLANIELSEFTVNTEITTKIKDLAQLIQSAFKLEEWHYIKKLNACFNVISIDCQLSVMNLIYNEEFEFTVLKINAQGQVRRSRSHRTKFFKYALEPNIDLEMVYIPGGIFRMGSPRTETGHESSESPMHWVAVTPFFMGKFPITQAQWRAIAALPPVNKKLEPDPSCFKGDNHPVENVSWYDAVEFCDRLAIKTGIQYRLPTEAEWEYACRSGTKHPFCFGETISSEIANYDGSYAYGFGATGAYREQTIDVGSFDAANSYGLYDMHGQVLEWCADPWHENYQNAPTDGKAWQESEQNLERVLRGGSWFNVAGRCRAASRHRYGADIWLNHVGFRVAVSL; encoded by the coding sequence ATGGGGCGATATTGGGATCAAGTTCAGGAATATCTGGTAGCGTACATTGCTGATGCTTCCCAAGGCAAATCTCTGGCTGCCAAAGCTGACTTTCCCAAACCAGAATTATTACAAGCTTCTCCAATTTACCCGCTTATCTATGAACTTCTGAACTCTAAACCTAACTCCCAAAGTAAGCGATCGCCGATTATTTCCATATTTTTAGGAGGTGACGAAGAGGATTTCCCCTTTCAAGTAATTGCCCACAAAACCCAAGAACTTTGTAATCTGTATGCCCAATTAGGGCGGACAGTACAGTTATATGTAGGCAATTGGTTTAACCCTGATTTTTGTCAAGAGCGGGCGATCGCCACCCTATTTAATATCTTAAATACTGAATCCGTCATAGTTATAGATACAGGTTACGCCAACCCTTACCAAAATCTGGAGCAGCAAAGTCTAAATTTATGTTCGGGTTATTGGCGAGAGCATTGGGAAACCTGCTTATTAAAATCTTTCTCCATTGATCTGCAAACTTTGGCGCAATCATGGCAGGAATTTCGAGATAATTGGCTAGAGATAATACCTAGCTTTGTCGAAATTTATATAGCTTTGCAACTGGATCAACATTTTTTGGAATTGGGGATATCACCCTTACTGCCAGAGCTTTTGCACGGCTATTTCGGGACTGGCGCACCTAGTTTAGAACTGGAAAAATCCCTGATCCACCACTTCCAGACAATTTATCAAAGCCTAAGTCACAGCATTCAATATAGTCTTAGCCTTGACTTCGCCCTGAGCTTAAGTCATTTTCAAGATAAGTCTTATCTTCAATCCTATGTCATTGAGTTTATGGAAACATGGCTCAAATTAGCAAACATTGAGCTTAGCGAATTTACCGTTAATACCGAAATTACTACTAAAATTAAAGACCTAGCTCAACTGATCCAATCAGCCTTCAAGCTTGAAGAATGGCACTATATCAAGAAACTAAATGCTTGTTTTAACGTCATTAGTATCGACTGCCAACTTAGTGTAATGAATTTAATATATAACGAGGAATTTGAATTTACCGTCCTCAAAATTAATGCCCAAGGACAAGTTCGCCGCAGCCGTTCCCATCGAACTAAGTTTTTTAAGTACGCCCTAGAACCTAATATTGACTTAGAGATGGTATATATTCCCGGTGGTATTTTTCGCATGGGTTCTCCTCGTACCGAAACAGGGCATGAAAGTAGCGAAAGTCCGATGCATTGGGTGGCGGTGACACCATTTTTTATGGGTAAGTTTCCAATTACGCAAGCACAGTGGCGAGCGATCGCCGCCTTACCACCCGTCAATAAAAAACTAGAACCTGATCCCTCCTGCTTCAAAGGAGATAATCATCCTGTCGAAAATGTATCTTGGTATGATGCCGTGGAGTTTTGCGATCGCCTCGCCATTAAAACTGGGATTCAATATCGGTTGCCCACTGAGGCAGAATGGGAATATGCTTGTCGGTCTGGTACAAAGCATCCATTTTGTTTTGGCGAAACCATTTCGTCTGAAATCGCTAACTATGACGGTAGTTACGCCTACGGATTTGGAGCAACAGGAGCATATCGAGAACAAACTATAGATGTTGGTAGTTTTGATGCGGCTAACAGCTATGGACTGTATGACATGCACGGACAGGTTTTGGAGTGGTGCGCCGATCCTTGGCATGAAAATTATCAAAATGCTCCCACTGACGGTAAGGCATGGCAGGAATCGGAGCAAAATTTAGAAAGAGTGCTTCGCGGTGGGTCTTGGTTTAATGTGGCAGGTAGGTGTCGTGCTGCCAGTCGTCATCGCTACGGGGCAGATATTTGGTTAAACCATGTGGGGTTTAGGGTAGCGGTTTCACTCTGA
- a CDS encoding IS982 family transposase: MLLILFEALGQTWKQLNTEWVYSIDSFPIPVCANIRIPRSKIYDGKQEYRGYQASKRRYFYGIKIHLMVTESGEPVEFFLTNGSFADVKGLRVFPFDLPEGSVVYADRAYNDYEVEDLLLEAENIQLSAMRKSSSTRPLAGYVQFLQHHKRKVIETTGSLISQLLPKSIHAVTAKGFELKAMLFVLALSVNLWVAT, translated from the coding sequence ATGCTGTTGATATTGTTTGAAGCGTTGGGGCAAACATGGAAACAACTAAACACGGAATGGGTTTACAGCATTGATAGTTTTCCCATACCTGTCTGTGCCAATATCCGCATTCCAAGGTCAAAAATCTATGATGGCAAACAAGAGTATCGAGGCTATCAAGCCAGCAAGAGAAGATACTTTTATGGTATTAAAATTCATCTGATGGTGACGGAGTCAGGAGAGCCTGTGGAATTTTTTCTAACTAATGGTTCATTTGCTGATGTTAAGGGCTTGAGAGTATTTCCATTTGATTTACCTGAAGGCTCTGTGGTCTATGCAGATAGAGCTTACAACGATTATGAGGTTGAGGATTTGTTGCTTGAAGCCGAAAATATCCAGCTCTCAGCTATGCGAAAAAGCAGCTCAACTCGACCTCTTGCTGGTTATGTTCAGTTTCTTCAACACCATAAGCGCAAAGTTATTGAAACCACTGGCAGTTTAATATCCCAACTTTTACCTAAATCTATTCATGCTGTCACGGCTAAGGGATTTGAGCTTAAAGCTATGCTCTTTGTCCTTGCTCTTAGCGTTAATCTATGGGTAGCAACTTAG
- a CDS encoding transposase — protein sequence MYRLKERIWTTLIMVDSQATKNTCNAEGFCVYKCINGIKRHLAVDSLGFPFFTHCTKASVTDDQGLIEMFTENIDYFKAKPMNIPKITILVDDGYHPKKTMEELEKIYPKIMSKIKSEQSPKLTKAEKTAAGKSGFVPLKMRWIVERSNAWVERCKILVKNYERTLFNLLGKFPARWGGFRLTFRNE from the coding sequence GTGTACAGACTAAAAGAAAGAATATGGACAACATTAATCATGGTTGATTCTCAGGCAACAAAGAATACTTGTAATGCTGAAGGATTTTGTGTTTACAAATGTATTAATGGGATTAAAAGACACTTAGCCGTTGATAGCCTAGGATTTCCATTTTTTACCCATTGCACCAAAGCTAGTGTTACTGATGACCAAGGATTAATCGAAATGTTTACTGAAAACATAGATTACTTCAAAGCTAAGCCTATGAATATTCCCAAGATTACAATACTTGTAGATGATGGTTATCATCCTAAGAAGACTATGGAGGAACTAGAGAAAATCTACCCAAAGATCATGAGTAAGATTAAGTCTGAGCAATCTCCTAAACTAACAAAGGCAGAAAAAACAGCAGCAGGTAAGTCAGGCTTTGTACCCCTAAAGATGCGATGGATAGTAGAAAGGTCAAATGCTTGGGTTGAGAGATGTAAAATCTTAGTTAAGAACTATGAGAGGACTCTTTTTAATCTCTTGGGTAAATTCCCCGCCCGTTGGGGCGGCTTTCGATTAACATTCAGGAATGAGTGA
- a CDS encoding transposase: MLNPYSSSLTDKEWEIIEPLLPKKKQTRPPTWTKRQILDGILYQLKNGCNWRDMPRDLPPFSTVYRYYKEWKDTGTFTAIMEALHATAREQSKKIKMDNFNHH, encoded by the coding sequence ATGCTAAATCCATACTCAAGTAGCCTAACAGATAAAGAATGGGAAATTATAGAACCATTGCTCCCAAAGAAAAAGCAAACTAGACCACCAACTTGGACAAAAAGACAAATTTTAGACGGCATACTCTACCAACTTAAAAACGGTTGTAATTGGCGAGATATGCCCCGAGACTTACCACCATTCTCTACAGTGTATCGATACTACAAGGAGTGGAAAGATACAGGTACATTTACTGCGATTATGGAAGCTTTGCATGCAACAGCCCGTGAACAGTCAAAAAAAATCAAAATGGACAACTTTAATCATCATTGA
- a CDS encoding Uma2 family endonuclease produces the protein MVTLPWTINPAPQIQEKRVTLDGITWESYQQILHALPQKRTSHLTYDCGTLEITMPLESHEWASELIGLFIRILTVEMGLKLKSLRSTTINRQDLDRGAEPDCAYYIQNQAKVAGKTIDFTQDPPPDLVVEVDITHTDIDKNRIYASMGVPEFWRYNGRELKIYKLEQNTYLECDRSPTFNWIDKEYLYGFLEDAQKDEVEAEIKLRSFVQQVLKSDR, from the coding sequence ATGGTTACACTTCCTTGGACAATTAACCCAGCTCCACAAATCCAAGAAAAGCGGGTTACCCTTGATGGCATAACTTGGGAATCTTATCAACAAATTCTCCATGCCCTGCCCCAGAAACGCACTAGTCACCTTACGTATGATTGTGGAACTTTAGAAATTACCATGCCATTAGAAAGTCATGAATGGGCAAGTGAGCTAATCGGTTTATTCATTCGCATTCTGACAGTAGAGATGGGTTTAAAGCTTAAATCTCTAAGATCAACAACTATAAATCGTCAAGACCTTGATCGTGGAGCAGAACCAGACTGTGCCTACTATATTCAAAATCAAGCCAAAGTTGCAGGAAAAACTATTGATTTTACCCAAGATCCACCACCTGATCTAGTTGTAGAAGTTGATATTACCCATACCGATATTGATAAAAATCGCATTTATGCCAGTATGGGAGTACCTGAATTTTGGAGATATAACGGCAGAGAATTAAAGATTTATAAATTAGAGCAAAACACATATCTAGAATGCGATCGCAGCCCTACATTTAATTGGATTGATAAAGAATATCTATATGGCTTTTTAGAGGATGCTCAAAAAGACGAAGTTGAGGCGGAAATTAAACTTCGCTCCTTTGTTCAACAAGTGCTAAAAAGTGATCGCTAG
- a CDS encoding transposase: MQYTSSLTGKEWEIIEPLLPERKKTRPSNWTKREIVNGVLYQLKNGCNWIDLSKDLPPTQPYSGTTSNGEMKA, translated from the coding sequence ATGCAGTACACAAGCAGCTTAACAGGTAAAGAATGGGAAATCATAGAGCCACTGTTACCAGAGAGAAAGAAGACCCGACCTTCAAATTGGACAAAAAGGGAAATTGTTAACGGTGTTTTATATCAACTCAAGAATGGATGTAATTGGATTGACCTATCCAAAGATCTACCACCAACTCAACCGTATTCTGGCACTACAAGCAATGGCGAAATGAAGGCGTAA
- a CDS encoding tetratricopeptide repeat protein: MSNRLYTLAYNNRGKAKYFLKDYQGAIADFIKAIEIDPKFAQAYKNRGEAKNSFGDFQAATDDFNKVLELEIESELKRRVDLLKVKELEY, from the coding sequence ATCTCAAATAGGCTCTATACTCTTGCGTATAATAATCGGGGTAAAGCAAAATACTTTCTTAAAGACTATCAAGGGGCGATCGCTGATTTTATCAAAGCTATAGAAATCGATCCAAAATTTGCTCAGGCATACAAAAATCGAGGCGAGGCGAAAAATTCTTTTGGAGATTTTCAAGCAGCAACTGATGATTTCAATAAAGTGTTAGAACTTGAGATAGAGTCTGAGCTTAAACGTCGAGTTGATCTTCTTAAAGTTAAGGAACTGGAATATTAA
- a CDS encoding transposase, whose translation MNSQKKSKWTTLIIIDSQAVKNTCNASIESKGFCSYKATNGIKRHLAVDTLGFPFFTYLTRANVSDDQGLIEMLTINIDYFKSKPDDITLTTILLDSGYHIEKLTTDLQKVYPEIMTKIRFEISPKVSKQQKAEKVCLGL comes from the coding sequence GTGAACAGTCAAAAAAAATCAAAATGGACAACTTTAATCATCATTGACTCACAAGCAGTGAAAAATACTTGTAATGCAAGTATAGAATCCAAGGGCTTCTGCTCCTACAAAGCAACTAACGGGATCAAAAGACATTTAGCCGTTGACACTCTGGGATTTCCTTTCTTTACCTATTTAACAAGAGCAAATGTATCAGATGACCAAGGACTGATTGAAATGTTAACGATTAACATTGATTACTTCAAATCGAAGCCAGATGACATTACCCTAACTACGATATTGCTGGATAGTGGTTATCATATCGAAAAATTGACGACTGATTTACAGAAGGTTTATCCTGAGATTATGACTAAGATTAGGTTTGAAATTTCTCCTAAGGTATCAAAGCAACAGAAGGCAGAAAAGGTCTGTCTGGGTTTGTAG
- a CDS encoding mannose-1-phosphate guanyltransferase encodes MRAVLMAGGTGTRLRPLTCDLPKPMVPILNRPITEHIINLLKRHGILEIIATLHYLPDVIRDYFSDGSDFDVKMRYVVEEEQPLGTAGCVKNVEGLLDQTFLVISGDSITDFDLTAAIKFHRDKRSQATLILHRVKEPMAFGVVITDEEYRIQRFLEKPSTSEVFSDTVNTGIYILEPEVLQYLEPNTPSDFSQDLFPILLERSVPMFGYVAEGYWCDVGSLETYRQSQYDAIRGRVFLDLSYGQQRTGVYVGHNTFIDPSVQIEPPVMIGNNCSIAARVTISAGTIIGDHVTIGANSDLQRPIIGNSVIIGEECHIWACVIARNARISRRSQVMEGAVVGSGCVIEEEVRICPNVRIWPSKKVETGTILTHNLIWGITVSRNLFGHRGVSGLANVEIIPEFAVKLGAAYGATLRPGAQVMVSRDQRPICRMVTRSLISGLMSVGVNIQNLEATAIPISRFIAPTLGVVGGVHVRIHPDRHDHVLIEFLDSNGINISKPQEKKIESTYFKEDFRRARIEEIGEISYPSRIVDYYNSGFSQNLNIDTIRYSACKKVVIDYVYAVSGAVLPRILGKFGSEVIVLNASLNQIAPPMSERHRLLTQLSDVVTALKANFGVQVSANGERLILIDDTGYPIQGELLTAVLMEMALTAYPTGSVVVPVSVSGVIDEIAAKHQGKVIRTKSNPTEVMLTCSKEKNVALGGCAEMGFIFPKLHCGFDAMFAIAKIIEWITVQERTISQVRLDLPKFHYDTNVIKCPWSVKGSLMRHLVESHNQNPLDLTDGVKIFYENHNWVLILPDAGDPVINLYVNSNNYSDQQNWVQQQMQEFSEYIDSFCKMQVALSKDSSLLDN; translated from the coding sequence ATGAGAGCAGTGCTAATGGCAGGCGGAACAGGTACAAGGCTGCGACCACTAACCTGCGATCTACCCAAACCAATGGTGCCGATCTTAAATCGTCCCATCACCGAGCATATTATTAACCTCCTTAAACGCCATGGGATTTTAGAAATTATTGCGACACTGCACTATTTGCCAGATGTAATTCGTGATTATTTTAGTGATGGTAGTGATTTTGATGTCAAAATGCGCTATGTAGTCGAAGAAGAGCAACCCCTCGGGACAGCAGGTTGTGTCAAAAATGTTGAGGGACTCTTAGATCAGACTTTTTTAGTAATTAGTGGTGATAGTATTACTGACTTTGACCTAACGGCAGCAATTAAATTTCATAGGGACAAGCGATCTCAAGCCACTTTAATTTTACATAGAGTTAAAGAACCGATGGCATTTGGGGTAGTGATTACGGACGAAGAGTATCGCATCCAACGTTTTTTAGAAAAGCCGTCGACCAGTGAAGTTTTCTCTGATACGGTCAATACAGGTATTTATATCCTTGAGCCAGAGGTTTTGCAATACCTTGAGCCTAATACTCCCAGTGACTTTTCTCAGGATTTATTTCCGATTTTACTCGAGCGATCGGTTCCCATGTTTGGCTATGTTGCTGAGGGTTATTGGTGTGATGTTGGTTCTCTAGAAACCTATCGCCAGTCTCAGTATGATGCCATTCGTGGTCGAGTTTTTTTAGATTTGAGCTATGGACAGCAACGCACGGGTGTCTATGTGGGACATAATACTTTCATTGATCCCTCTGTGCAGATAGAGCCTCCAGTCATGATTGGTAATAACTGTTCGATCGCAGCTAGAGTCACAATTTCGGCGGGAACAATCATTGGTGATCACGTTACTATTGGTGCCAACTCCGACCTCCAGCGTCCAATTATTGGCAATAGTGTAATTATTGGCGAAGAGTGTCATATTTGGGCTTGTGTGATCGCTCGTAATGCTAGAATTAGCCGCCGCAGTCAAGTCATGGAAGGAGCAGTAGTTGGCTCTGGTTGCGTGATCGAAGAAGAGGTCAGGATTTGTCCTAATGTCAGAATTTGGCCCAGCAAAAAAGTAGAAACGGGAACTATTCTCACCCACAACTTAATTTGGGGAATTACCGTCAGTCGCAATTTATTCGGACATCGAGGTGTTTCGGGTTTGGCAAATGTCGAAATTATTCCTGAGTTTGCGGTGAAGCTGGGGGCAGCCTATGGAGCCACTCTGCGTCCCGGTGCCCAAGTTATGGTTTCACGGGATCAACGTCCAATTTGCCGTATGGTGACCCGATCGCTAATTTCAGGCTTAATGTCAGTGGGCGTAAATATTCAAAACCTCGAAGCAACTGCTATTCCGATTTCTAGGTTTATTGCTCCCACCCTTGGTGTAGTTGGAGGCGTGCATGTGCGGATTCATCCTGATCGCCACGATCATGTGTTAATTGAATTTTTAGATAGTAATGGGATTAATATCAGCAAACCCCAAGAAAAGAAGATTGAAAGCACCTATTTTAAGGAGGATTTTCGCCGCGCCCGCATTGAAGAAATTGGCGAAATTAGCTATCCTTCCCGCATTGTCGATTACTACAATAGTGGCTTTTCCCAAAACCTAAATATTGATACCATTCGCTATAGTGCTTGCAAAAAAGTAGTCATTGACTATGTCTATGCAGTTTCTGGAGCAGTACTACCCAGAATTTTAGGTAAGTTTGGCAGTGAGGTAATAGTCTTAAATGCCAGCCTCAATCAAATTGCTCCGCCTATGAGCGAACGCCATCGCCTTCTGACTCAACTCAGTGATGTGGTAACGGCACTAAAGGCAAACTTTGGGGTACAGGTATCTGCCAATGGTGAGCGTTTAATTTTAATTGATGATACTGGTTATCCGATTCAAGGAGAGTTATTAACGGCTGTATTAATGGAAATGGCTTTAACAGCATATCCTACGGGTTCTGTGGTTGTGCCAGTATCTGTCTCTGGTGTGATTGATGAAATTGCCGCCAAGCATCAAGGAAAGGTAATTCGGACTAAATCTAATCCCACCGAAGTGATGCTGACCTGTTCTAAGGAAAAAAATGTGGCTTTAGGTGGCTGTGCGGAAATGGGATTTATTTTTCCTAAATTACATTGCGGCTTTGATGCCATGTTTGCGATCGCTAAAATTATTGAGTGGATTACAGTACAGGAGCGCACCATATCTCAAGTACGGCTGGATTTACCTAAGTTTCACTATGATACAAACGTTATCAAATGTCCTTGGAGTGTCAAAGGTTCTCTGATGCGGCATCTTGTCGAATCTCATAATCAGAACCCCTTGGATTTAACCGATGGAGTCAAAATATTTTATGAAAATCATAACTGGGTATTAATACTACCTGATGCGGGTGATCCAGTGATTAATCTCTATGTTAATAGTAATAATTACTCGGATCAACAAAATTGGGTACAACAACAAATGCAAGAGTTTAGCGAATACATTGATTCTTTCTGTAAAATGCAAGTGGCTTTATCTAAGGATTCTTCTCTTTTAGATAATTAA